A region of Clostridium acetobutylicum ATCC 824 DNA encodes the following proteins:
- a CDS encoding SDR family NAD(P)-dependent oxidoreductase, producing the protein MTVLITGASTGIGYEITRIFARNGYDVVITARDEKRLIELAKNINTKVTVIKKDLSRPDSANELFNEIKENNIEVDILVNNAGMGDTGLFHKSSVDKINEMLELNIKSLTILTRLVSAEMVKKRSGMILNVASTGSYMPGPFIAVYYATKAYVLSFTEAIGEELKKFNVKVSALCPGATATEFSKRAGKLELKGAMSAKSVAEIAYKEFMNGKKVIIPGCFNKVGILFSKILPRNMMGKIIGKSQKKLHEEFMIKNNISGKE; encoded by the coding sequence ATGACGGTACTTATAACAGGAGCTTCTACAGGAATAGGATATGAAATTACGAGGATATTTGCTAGAAATGGTTATGATGTCGTAATTACAGCTAGAGATGAAAAAAGACTCATAGAATTAGCTAAAAATATTAACACAAAGGTTACAGTGATAAAAAAGGATCTTTCAAGGCCAGATTCTGCTAATGAGCTTTTCAATGAGATTAAGGAAAATAATATTGAAGTTGATATATTGGTTAACAATGCAGGTATGGGAGATACTGGATTATTTCACAAATCAAGTGTTGATAAAATTAATGAAATGCTTGAACTTAATATAAAAAGTTTAACTATTTTAACTAGACTTGTTTCAGCTGAAATGGTGAAAAAAAGAAGTGGTATGATTTTGAATGTGGCATCTACAGGTTCATATATGCCGGGACCATTTATTGCAGTGTATTATGCTACAAAAGCTTATGTTTTATCTTTTACTGAAGCTATTGGAGAAGAATTAAAGAAATTCAATGTCAAAGTGTCTGCTTTATGTCCAGGCGCCACGGCTACTGAATTTTCTAAAAGGGCAGGAAAACTTGAGCTTAAAGGTGCTATGAGTGCTAAAAGTGTAGCTGAAATTGCTTACAAAGAATTTATGAACGGAAAAAAAGTAATAATTCCTGGATGTTTTAATAAAGTAGGGATACTTTTTTCTAAAATCCTTCCGAGAAATATGATGGGTAAAATAATAGGAAAAAGTCAGAAGAAATTACATGAAGAATTTATGATTAAAAATAACATCAGTGGTAAAGAATAA
- a CDS encoding YceG family protein yields the protein MSEKNEFTSSRTETDAFKATKEFKEKFHNKDSFFYEPWQFADYEVSADTLKTTYDEINIWSKEEAIIRPGWKVDGNKVHVPNIFSKISGVYSDIVKYRDEINSLIGQKNVLFFKHFPMFHITSERNISKIYSSLLNNKGKIDKEKLLGSEYWKYSSLKTGIQENIAERIIEFCELPDFWKLKCFSIDIHFSLLDKFANLLTYKNDTTAKEKLLMKMSILNIMLKLDKNLLNLLQNFDYPLGVPKIVIYNNSKSGNFSFSDAVQIMFMNSMGVDIIIFNPAGTNDIENFINESYFDLHRLQFINENLKYRKNNFFIRIVRKIKEHFNKS from the coding sequence GTGTCAGAAAAAAACGAGTTTACATCATCAAGAACAGAAACTGATGCTTTTAAGGCTACTAAGGAATTTAAAGAAAAGTTTCATAATAAGGACTCTTTTTTTTATGAACCTTGGCAGTTTGCAGATTACGAGGTTTCTGCAGACACACTAAAAACCACATACGATGAAATTAATATATGGAGCAAGGAGGAAGCTATAATACGCCCTGGTTGGAAAGTAGATGGCAATAAGGTTCATGTGCCAAATATTTTTTCAAAAATAAGTGGTGTTTATAGTGATATTGTAAAATATCGTGATGAAATTAATTCTCTTATAGGGCAAAAAAATGTACTCTTTTTCAAACACTTTCCGATGTTCCACATTACTTCAGAAAGAAATATATCTAAAATTTATTCATCACTTCTAAATAATAAAGGGAAAATAGACAAAGAAAAACTACTTGGATCAGAATATTGGAAATACAGTAGTTTAAAAACAGGCATTCAAGAAAACATAGCAGAGCGAATCATTGAATTTTGTGAACTTCCTGATTTTTGGAAACTAAAATGTTTTTCCATAGATATTCACTTTTCTCTGCTTGATAAATTTGCTAACCTTTTAACATATAAAAATGATACAACAGCCAAAGAAAAACTTCTAATGAAGATGTCTATACTGAATATTATGCTTAAGCTTGATAAAAATCTTCTAAATTTACTTCAAAATTTTGATTACCCTCTAGGTGTTCCTAAAATAGTAATTTACAACAATAGTAAAAGTGGTAATTTTTCTTTCTCTGATGCTGTCCAAATAATGTTTATGAATTCTATGGGAGTGGATATCATAATATTTAATCCAGCGGGCACAAACGATATTGAAAATTTTATAAATGAATCCTATTTCGATTTACATAGACTTCAGTTTATAAATGAAAATCTTAAATACAGAAAAAATAATTTTTTTATACGTATTGTTAGAAAAATCAAAGAGCATTTTAATAAATCATAA
- a CDS encoding toxic anion resistance protein produces the protein MRFNFDTENEKTQNTYVDAAKLPENTDKEIEEKLKKIDDELKNSPEVIEISKNINVTDINSIMEFGSTPAEKISQFSDKILNTMKLESVENSSVLLKELTAVMNKFDKQELEEKPGGFFSKIFNSSKKTIQGILSKYQTFGTEIDRIYSSISSYKSEILKTNKMLEEMFHENFNYYINLEKYSAACELTIREIECEDIPYFKEKAQTGSQEDILKLQEVQYSLEMLKQRHYDLEMAKMVALQTAPQIRTIQKGNYKLIGKIHSAFIITIPIFKNGLIQAVTLKRQKLVAKSMEALDNATNELLIKNANTIKEQSIDISKITGSPSIKIDTLEETWKIIMDGINETEKIEEENKKLRTDGIDKLGKLKIEYIKRIK, from the coding sequence ATGAGATTTAACTTTGATACAGAAAATGAAAAAACACAAAATACTTATGTTGATGCTGCAAAACTTCCTGAAAATACAGATAAGGAAATTGAAGAGAAACTAAAAAAAATAGACGATGAATTAAAAAATTCACCTGAAGTAATTGAAATATCCAAAAATATTAATGTTACAGATATTAATTCAATAATGGAGTTTGGAAGCACCCCCGCCGAAAAAATTTCACAGTTTTCTGATAAGATTTTAAATACTATGAAATTAGAGAGTGTAGAAAATTCAAGTGTTCTTCTTAAAGAATTAACTGCAGTAATGAATAAATTTGATAAGCAAGAATTAGAGGAAAAGCCAGGAGGATTTTTTTCAAAAATATTTAACTCTAGTAAAAAAACAATCCAAGGTATTTTAAGTAAATATCAAACCTTTGGAACTGAAATAGACAGGATTTATTCCAGCATAAGTTCTTATAAATCAGAAATACTTAAAACTAATAAAATGCTGGAGGAAATGTTTCACGAAAACTTTAATTATTACATTAATCTAGAAAAATACTCCGCTGCCTGTGAATTAACCATAAGAGAAATAGAATGTGAAGATATACCTTACTTTAAAGAAAAAGCACAAACTGGTTCGCAAGAGGATATCCTTAAACTTCAAGAAGTGCAATATTCTCTTGAAATGTTAAAACAAAGGCATTATGATCTTGAAATGGCCAAAATGGTTGCACTTCAAACTGCTCCTCAAATCAGAACAATACAAAAAGGCAACTACAAATTAATTGGCAAAATTCATTCTGCGTTTATAATTACTATTCCTATATTTAAAAATGGTCTTATCCAAGCTGTAACATTGAAAAGACAAAAGTTAGTAGCAAAATCCATGGAAGCTTTGGATAACGCCACAAATGAGCTTCTCATAAAAAACGCTAATACTATAAAAGAGCAAAGTATAGATATATCTAAAATAACTGGTTCCCCCTCAATAAAAATAGACACTCTTGAAGAAACCTGGAAAATAATAATGGATGGAATAAATGAAACTGAAAAAATTGAAGAGGAAAACAAGAAATTGCGAACTGATGGAATCGATAAGCTAGGAAAACTAAAAATTGAATATATAAAAAGAATAAAATAA
- a CDS encoding PTS sugar transporter subunit IIA, translating into MICEDCDEKKILVKSPAEGEIIDISDVNDYVFSKKLVGDGVAVKIKTSEIVAPVDGTVKLILPTKHGIGIETSEGIDILLHVNMDEADFPNELFHSIVKEEDKVSVGDKLLLVNENLLKDRELVLCIVVANMSVVKEIKKNYKNDISKEDTLFEITI; encoded by the coding sequence TTGATTTGTGAGGATTGTGATGAAAAAAAGATATTGGTTAAGTCTCCAGCAGAAGGAGAAATAATTGATATTTCAGATGTGAATGACTATGTGTTTTCAAAAAAGCTTGTGGGTGATGGAGTAGCTGTAAAAATTAAAACAAGTGAAATCGTGGCACCAGTTGATGGAACTGTTAAACTTATATTACCAACTAAGCATGGTATTGGAATAGAAACTAGTGAGGGTATAGATATACTTCTTCATGTAAATATGGATGAAGCAGATTTTCCAAATGAACTATTTCATTCAATAGTCAAAGAGGAGGATAAGGTATCAGTAGGTGATAAATTGCTGCTTGTAAATGAAAATTTACTCAAAGATAGAGAATTAGTTCTCTGCATTGTGGTTGCAAATATGAGTGTTGTTAAGGAGATAAAAAAGAATTATAAGAATGACATATCCAAAGAAGATACTTTATTTGAAATTACAATTTAG
- a CDS encoding SNF2 helicase associated domain-containing protein: protein MFNITKDNIRKLMKPKTYKEALDLYNGNKVFNIVVNENHNDFYDANFVKINAEVMDGSGNDYTCMILFNNKTGINIIKCNCSNVKNNDICSHVGAVLIKYIDGKNNVKSDYSKRLLYGLKQSIIKREIKGKPINIEVKLHYFTETTKKSYINIRVGEDRLYVVKDVSTFLKSILENKQIKIGEKFTYYPYKYSIKKRDEELFELLFAIYHDNEDVVKDKEKSILGKNIYLTESGLSRLMIILEDRDFSILINDEGITDCYIVVDEFPKINLTIEEKEESVKLTLSGGEPISLVRGNKYVFYQGKVYKLDQYKINIYSLLIKVFSNSKVVKYYKEDRQDVLSYVYPVLKELGIAACKNVINYDYLKPKVYMDKIDENMLINIKFENNDKKLKDVNGEVYIIKILQDFGFYKDGEIIYINDSLDKMVEFMSVGLDKIQSKGYEIYYSENIKKFKVYSPHMYKGSLKVNEGNMIEVSFEIDGIDNSELYNIFEALRLKKKYYKLKEGEIVDLSNKVIKKIADMFKYMDLDYSKINQKPAILSKENAAYINRYIDEENLMFFDKDTRFERMVKLSKGLENMKVGIPNEFNSIMRDYQKRGFRWFKSLDHFGVGGILADEMGLGKTLQTIAFISSGTGHKETSIIIVPTSIVYNWKEEIEKFSKNLKTLIISGTKRERAEAIGEYYNYDVLITSYSLIRMDIEEYSKIKFKYCILDEAQYIKNKNSLITKAVKKIRAKNCFALTGTPIENCLSELWSIFDFIMPGYLLSYSKFVNKYENPIIKEKDKRALYELNRHIEPFILRRLKESVVKELPSKVEHKILIEMSQKQKEVYYAYLKNAREKIYRSIEEKGINNSKFIIFSLLTRLRQICSNPRTVVENYNGKNAKMDVLMDTIKTSIANRHRILVFSQFTSVLKSIKDKLIEKDIDVMYLDGNTKMKDRFQLADEFNKGKGEVFLISLKAGGTGLNLTGADIVVHFDPWWNPAVENQASDRAHRIGQKKNVEIIKLITRGTIEEKIYKLQQEKKKMVDNVLGDKMFSEENVLLNLDEQKIKNIFG from the coding sequence ATGTTCAACATAACCAAAGATAATATTAGAAAGCTTATGAAGCCCAAAACATATAAAGAAGCTTTGGATTTATATAATGGTAATAAGGTTTTTAATATAGTTGTAAATGAGAACCACAATGATTTTTATGATGCGAATTTTGTGAAGATTAATGCAGAAGTTATGGATGGAAGCGGAAATGATTATACTTGCATGATATTATTTAACAACAAAACAGGAATAAATATTATTAAGTGTAATTGCAGTAATGTAAAAAATAATGATATTTGCTCTCATGTAGGTGCTGTGCTTATAAAATATATAGATGGTAAAAACAATGTAAAAAGCGATTATAGTAAAAGGCTTTTGTATGGTTTAAAGCAAAGTATTATAAAGAGAGAAATAAAGGGCAAACCAATTAATATAGAGGTTAAACTTCACTATTTTACAGAAACCACAAAAAAAAGCTACATTAATATTAGAGTTGGGGAAGATAGATTATATGTAGTTAAAGATGTCTCTACGTTTTTAAAATCAATTCTTGAAAATAAACAAATAAAAATAGGAGAAAAATTTACATATTATCCTTATAAGTATTCTATAAAAAAACGTGATGAAGAGCTTTTTGAGTTATTGTTTGCCATATATCACGATAATGAAGATGTGGTAAAAGATAAGGAAAAGAGCATTTTAGGTAAAAATATATATCTAACAGAATCAGGTTTAAGTAGATTGATGATAATTTTAGAAGATAGAGATTTTAGTATTTTAATTAATGATGAAGGAATAACCGATTGTTATATAGTGGTCGATGAATTTCCAAAGATAAATCTTACTATAGAAGAAAAAGAGGAAAGTGTAAAACTAACATTATCTGGAGGAGAGCCGATATCTTTAGTTCGCGGTAATAAGTATGTATTTTATCAAGGAAAGGTATACAAGCTAGACCAATATAAGATAAATATTTATAGTCTTTTGATTAAAGTATTTTCAAATAGTAAAGTAGTAAAATATTATAAGGAAGATAGACAAGATGTATTGTCATATGTATATCCTGTTTTGAAGGAACTAGGCATAGCAGCTTGCAAAAATGTAATTAACTATGATTATTTAAAACCTAAAGTTTATATGGATAAAATTGATGAGAACATGCTTATAAACATCAAATTTGAGAATAATGATAAAAAGCTTAAGGATGTAAATGGAGAAGTATATATAATAAAGATATTGCAGGATTTTGGATTTTATAAGGATGGTGAAATAATATATATAAATGATTCTTTAGATAAAATGGTTGAGTTCATGTCTGTAGGATTGGATAAAATCCAAAGTAAGGGATATGAAATCTATTACTCAGAAAATATTAAAAAATTCAAGGTGTATTCTCCTCATATGTACAAAGGGAGTTTAAAGGTTAATGAAGGTAATATGATTGAAGTATCATTTGAAATTGATGGTATTGATAACAGTGAACTATATAATATATTTGAGGCATTGAGACTTAAAAAGAAATATTACAAACTAAAAGAAGGAGAAATTGTAGATTTAAGCAATAAGGTTATAAAAAAGATAGCTGATATGTTTAAATATATGGATTTGGACTATTCGAAGATTAACCAAAAACCAGCCATTCTTTCAAAAGAAAATGCTGCATATATTAATAGATATATTGATGAGGAAAATCTAATGTTTTTTGATAAAGACACTAGATTTGAAAGAATGGTTAAATTATCAAAAGGCTTGGAAAATATGAAAGTTGGCATTCCTAATGAATTTAATAGTATAATGAGAGATTATCAAAAAAGGGGATTTAGGTGGTTTAAGTCATTAGACCATTTTGGTGTAGGGGGAATATTAGCAGATGAGATGGGGCTTGGGAAAACCCTTCAGACAATTGCATTTATTTCATCAGGTACAGGGCATAAAGAAACTAGTATTATAATAGTACCTACATCCATAGTTTATAATTGGAAAGAGGAAATAGAAAAATTCTCTAAGAATCTCAAGACATTAATAATATCAGGGACTAAAAGAGAAAGAGCTGAAGCTATAGGAGAGTATTATAATTACGATGTCCTAATAACGTCTTATTCACTTATAAGAATGGATATAGAGGAGTACTCCAAAATAAAATTTAAATATTGTATTTTGGATGAGGCTCAGTATATAAAAAATAAAAATTCGTTGATTACAAAAGCAGTAAAAAAAATAAGGGCTAAAAATTGCTTTGCACTTACAGGAACACCAATAGAAAATTGTCTTTCAGAGTTATGGTCTATATTTGATTTTATAATGCCCGGATATCTTTTAAGCTACTCAAAGTTTGTAAATAAATATGAAAATCCAATAATAAAGGAAAAGGATAAGAGGGCTCTTTACGAGTTAAATAGACATATTGAACCTTTTATCTTGAGAAGGCTTAAAGAAAGTGTAGTAAAAGAACTTCCCTCTAAGGTTGAGCATAAGATACTTATTGAAATGTCTCAAAAACAAAAAGAAGTATATTATGCATATCTTAAAAATGCTAGAGAAAAGATATATAGAAGTATAGAAGAAAAGGGAATTAATAATAGCAAGTTTATAATATTTTCACTTTTGACAAGACTTAGGCAGATATGCAGCAATCCAAGAACTGTAGTGGAAAACTATAATGGAAAAAATGCGAAAATGGATGTTCTTATGGATACCATAAAAACATCCATAGCTAATAGGCATAGAATTTTGGTTTTTTCTCAATTCACTAGTGTTCTTAAAAGTATAAAAGATAAGTTAATTGAAAAAGATATAGATGTTATGTATCTTGATGGAAATACTAAGATGAAGGATAGATTTCAGCTTGCGGATGAATTTAATAAGGGTAAGGGAGAAGTGTTCTTAATATCGCTTAAGGCAGGTGGAACAGGTCTTAATTTAACAGGAGCGGATATTGTTGTGCACTTTGACCCATGGTGGAATCCAGCAGTAGAAAATCAAGCTTCAGATAGAGCTCACAGAATAGGGCAAAAGAAAAATGTTGAGATTATAAAGCTTATAACTCGTGGTACCATTGAAGAAAAAATATATAAATTACAACAAGAAAAGAAAAAAATGGTCGATAATGTATTAGGTGACAAAATGTTCTCAGAAGAGAATGTACTATTAAACTTAGATGAACAAAAAATAAAAAACATATTTGGTTAA
- a CDS encoding uracil-DNA glycosylase encodes MLQWRELYNECIECQKCRLGENRTNMVFGEGNPEAKLMFVGEAPGADEDRLGRPFVGRAGQLLTKGLTALNLSRDRDYYIANVCKCRPEKNRTPYEDEAEACMPYLRNQFALIKPKILVCLGSTAMKFIMEPALNKILQQNNTIEEENLIWKNGQMRITRDRGKWLKVKGIYMMATFHPAALFRDENKKTAFWEDLKLIKAKYVDL; translated from the coding sequence ATGCTTCAATGGAGAGAATTGTATAATGAGTGTATAGAATGTCAAAAGTGCAGACTTGGAGAAAATAGAACAAATATGGTTTTTGGCGAAGGGAACCCTGAAGCAAAATTGATGTTTGTTGGGGAAGCACCGGGAGCAGACGAGGATAGACTCGGAAGGCCATTTGTCGGAAGAGCAGGACAGCTTTTGACTAAAGGATTAACAGCCCTCAATTTATCAAGAGATAGGGATTATTATATAGCAAATGTGTGTAAATGTAGGCCAGAAAAAAATAGAACACCTTATGAGGATGAAGCTGAAGCGTGCATGCCATACTTGAGAAACCAATTCGCACTTATAAAGCCTAAGATATTAGTATGCCTAGGTTCCACAGCAATGAAGTTTATTATGGAACCAGCGCTTAATAAAATCCTACAACAGAACAATACTATAGAAGAGGAAAATCTAATATGGAAGAATGGACAAATGAGAATTACTAGAGATAGAGGAAAATGGCTTAAGGTAAAGGGAATTTATATGATGGCAACCTTTCATCCAGCTGCATTATTTAGAGATGAAAATAAAAAAACAGCGTTTTGGGAGGATTTGAAATTAATTAAGGCTAAATACGTTGATCTATGA